A genomic window from Tolypothrix sp. PCC 7910 includes:
- a CDS encoding ZIP family metal transporter: MFPLWLKAGFWGLVGGSALLLGSAVGYYAKIPQRAIAAIMAFGAGVLISALAFELMDEAYKRGGFDSTAIGFLGGAVVYTGANWFLSYQGAKHRKRSGEQQPSEEQDSGSGLAIAVGALLDGIPESIVIGVSMIGGGVVSWVTVAAVFLSNVPEGLSSAAGMKKAGRSTAYIFGVWGAIAIISGIAALLGYALFSHFSQEVIAATTAVAAGAILAMISDTMIPEAFEQAHDFAGLIVVLGFLAAFVLSKLA; this comes from the coding sequence ATGTTTCCACTTTGGTTAAAAGCAGGTTTCTGGGGTTTAGTAGGCGGTTCAGCACTGTTATTAGGTTCTGCGGTAGGTTACTATGCCAAAATTCCCCAACGGGCTATCGCAGCAATTATGGCTTTTGGTGCTGGCGTGCTAATTTCTGCACTAGCATTTGAATTGATGGATGAAGCTTATAAGCGTGGTGGCTTTGACTCCACAGCGATTGGATTCCTCGGTGGTGCAGTTGTTTACACAGGCGCAAACTGGTTTCTATCCTATCAAGGTGCAAAGCATCGCAAGCGTTCCGGGGAACAACAACCATCAGAAGAACAAGATAGTGGTAGTGGACTTGCTATTGCAGTCGGTGCATTACTCGATGGTATCCCCGAATCCATTGTGATTGGTGTCAGCATGATTGGCGGCGGTGTTGTTAGTTGGGTAACTGTAGCGGCGGTTTTTCTGTCTAACGTTCCCGAAGGACTTTCTAGCGCTGCGGGAATGAAAAAAGCCGGACGTTCAACTGCATACATCTTTGGCGTGTGGGGAGCGATCGCTATTATCTCAGGTATAGCTGCGCTTTTAGGCTACGCGTTGTTTAGTCACTTCTCCCAAGAAGTTATCGCCGCAACTACTGCTGTAGCCGCAGGTGCTATTTTAGCAATGATTTCAGACACTATGATTCCCGAAGCTTTCGAGCAAGCCCATGATTTTGCTGGGCTAATTGTTGTATTAGGATTCTTGGCTGCTTTTGTTTTGAGCAAACTTGCTTGA
- a CDS encoding colicin V family bacteriocin, whose amino-acid sequence MNNEEHENQTPANTHPIATGLGAAGGGIAGAAIGRSIGGKVGAAIGGVAGAIAGGVAANELAEYADEFIEELQPTVGLGLGADHKPIELPRHYSWEELQALSKPQTGNVFNFEFCGKLRAGVPPVEQTFQDEF is encoded by the coding sequence TGCAAATACTCATCCAATTGCCACAGGATTAGGAGCAGCCGGAGGTGGAATTGCCGGAGCCGCAATCGGTCGCTCCATTGGTGGTAAAGTTGGAGCGGCGATAGGTGGGGTTGCAGGTGCGATCGCAGGCGGTGTTGCAGCCAATGAACTAGCAGAATATGCTGATGAATTTATTGAAGAACTCCAACCAACAGTAGGGTTAGGATTAGGAGCCGATCATAAACCAATTGAACTACCCCGTCATTACAGTTGGGAAGAATTACAAGCACTATCAAAACCCCAAACTGGAAATGTCTTTAATTTTGAATTTTGCGGAAAGTTGCGTGCGGGGGTTCCCCCCGTTGAGCAAACTTTCCAAGACGAATTTTGA
- the rppA gene encoding two-component system response regulator RppA has product MRLILVEDEADLGAAIKEVLTHEAYVVDWFLDGTQAWQYLETGWTEYTLGIFDWMLPGISGVELCRCLRASKGGASLTRQSILPILMLTAKDRMEEKIIGLDSGADDYLVKPFDMAELLARLRALQRRASYVGTTFTPQIQPRRLQVGCLTLNYITHELTRYYPDGEKQLLSLTAKEFQLLEYFMRHPQQIISRDQIINQLWEIGAEPCSNVVAAQIRLLRRKLGEEDSESLIETIYGVGYRLNIHTGKQTAL; this is encoded by the coding sequence ATGCGGCTGATATTAGTTGAGGATGAAGCAGATTTAGGCGCAGCAATCAAAGAAGTCCTAACCCATGAAGCGTATGTAGTTGATTGGTTTCTTGATGGTACTCAGGCGTGGCAATATCTAGAAACCGGATGGACTGAGTACACGCTAGGAATTTTTGATTGGATGCTACCAGGAATTTCGGGGGTAGAGTTGTGTAGATGCTTGCGAGCCTCCAAGGGAGGAGCTTCGCTAACGCGCCAATCAATTCTGCCTATTTTGATGTTAACGGCAAAAGACCGCATGGAAGAAAAAATTATTGGTCTAGATAGCGGTGCAGATGACTATTTGGTGAAACCATTTGATATGGCAGAACTACTAGCAAGATTAAGAGCATTACAACGTCGTGCTTCTTATGTAGGCACAACATTTACACCCCAAATTCAACCCCGACGCTTACAAGTAGGTTGTCTCACTCTTAATTACATTACCCATGAACTTACTAGATATTATCCTGATGGTGAGAAGCAATTATTATCTTTAACTGCCAAAGAATTCCAATTACTAGAATATTTTATGCGGCATCCTCAGCAAATTATCAGTCGCGACCAAATTATTAATCAACTGTGGGAAATTGGTGCAGAACCATGTAGCAATGTAGTAGCTGCACAAATTCGCTTATTAAGACGCAAATTAGGAGAAGAAGACAGCGAATCTTTAATAGAAACTATCTATGGTGTAGGCTATCGTCTCAACATTCATACTGGCAAACAAACTGCACTGTAA
- the rppB gene encoding two-component system sensor histidine kinase RppB, with the protein MQRNPIFYQTRLRLAAWYTLVMGGILGLSGLGVYSVVAHTYYETIDQGLQSVAKALHQSIEPAWQQPGHLEQLAQELSLKLCLTPINCLPKTTIIKQPIAEAANSVNYYIRLLDRSEKLFAIAGMSFNDLPMTSPTKQWQILTDFSGTRYRQITLPLYTQNQLSGYLQVARSLTDLDQHLNYLRLTLLLGLPISMIFVGLSSWWLAGRAMQPVYHTYQQMQQFTADAAHEFRTPLAAMYSTIEAAIKLQQEPKSNNSILDVLKRQNRRLSQLVGDLLLLTRIDQKQIIGEYQPCCLNDLISDLIEELAFLAVENQVNLSKELLVTKKIYVMGNEEQLYRLISNLIINAIQATPSGGKVTIFLEDSEHYAIIKVQDTGIGIAVEHQARIFDRFYRVDRDRSRTSGGSGLGLAIALAIALAHKGSIHLQSQPGLGSTFTVRLPL; encoded by the coding sequence ATGCAACGCAATCCCATTTTTTACCAGACTCGTTTACGTTTAGCAGCTTGGTACACACTCGTGATGGGTGGTATTTTAGGGCTATCTGGACTGGGTGTTTATAGTGTAGTTGCCCATACCTACTATGAAACCATAGACCAGGGATTGCAATCAGTAGCAAAGGCATTACATCAAAGTATTGAACCAGCTTGGCAGCAACCTGGACATTTAGAGCAACTTGCTCAAGAACTTTCCTTAAAATTATGTCTAACGCCAATAAATTGTTTGCCGAAAACAACTATTATTAAGCAACCAATAGCAGAGGCAGCTAATTCAGTTAATTACTATATACGCTTATTGGATCGTTCAGAAAAGCTGTTTGCCATTGCAGGGATGTCATTTAATGATTTACCAATGACTTCACCGACAAAACAATGGCAAATTCTCACCGATTTTTCTGGTACTAGATACCGTCAAATCACTTTACCTTTATATACTCAAAACCAGCTTTCAGGTTATCTCCAGGTGGCACGCAGCCTCACTGACTTAGACCAACATCTTAATTATTTAAGATTAACTTTACTTCTGGGATTACCAATTTCCATGATTTTTGTTGGTTTATCAAGTTGGTGGTTGGCAGGAAGGGCAATGCAACCTGTATATCATACATACCAACAAATGCAACAATTTACTGCTGATGCTGCCCATGAGTTTCGCACGCCTTTAGCCGCGATGTATTCTACTATTGAAGCTGCTATTAAGTTACAGCAAGAACCAAAATCAAATAATAGCATTTTAGATGTTCTTAAACGCCAAAACCGTCGCCTGTCGCAGTTGGTCGGAGATTTATTATTGTTGACTAGGATAGACCAAAAACAAATTATAGGAGAATATCAGCCTTGCTGTTTGAATGATTTAATTAGCGATTTAATAGAGGAATTAGCATTTTTAGCTGTAGAAAATCAGGTAAATCTATCTAAGGAATTGCTAGTTACGAAAAAAATCTATGTCATGGGAAATGAAGAACAGCTTTATCGTTTAATTTCTAACTTAATTATTAATGCCATTCAAGCAACACCTAGTGGAGGGAAAGTTACGATTTTTTTAGAAGATAGCGAGCATTACGCCATTATCAAAGTTCAAGATACAGGAATTGGCATTGCTGTGGAGCATCAAGCGCGAATTTTTGATCGCTTCTATCGAGTCGATCGCGATCGCTCTCGCACCTCTGGTGGTTCAGGGTTAGGTTTAGCTATAGCATTGGCGATCGCTCTTGCACACAAAGGCAGTATTCATCTTCAAAGTCAACCTGGACTTGGTAGTACATTTACAGTCCGCCTTCCCCTATAA